The DNA sequence gtatgctctagtcggctggccctcgctacatattcatcgccagacccactggctccaggtcatctacaagtccatgctaggtaaagctccgccttatctcagttcactggtcacgatggcaacacccacccgtagcacgcgctccagcaggtgtatctcactgatcatccctaaagccaacacctcatttggccgcctttcattccagttctctgctgcctgtgactggaacgaattgcaaaaatcgctgaagttggagacttttatctccctcaccaacttcaaacatatgctatctgagcagctaaccgatcgctgcagctgtacatagtctatcggtacatagcccacccaatttacctacctcatccccatactgtttatatttatttacttttctgctcttttgcacaccagtatctctacctgtacatgaccatctgataatttatcactccagtgttaatctgcaaaattgtaattattcgcctacctcctcatgccttttgcacacaatgtatatactctttttttcttttttttctactgtgttattgacttgttaattgtttactccatgtgtaactctgtgttgtctgttcacactgctatgctttatcttggccaggtcgcagttgtaaatgagaacttgttctcaactagcctacctggttaaataaaggtgaaataaaaataaaaataaaatacaatttatgtAATAAACCTTCCATAAACAAATATAGCTACTTACCTTTCTTTGCCTGTTCGTTAGCTGACTGGTGTTAGCTGCTGGATTTCAGACAAGCTAGCGAGCTAAGAATATGAACATCAGCTGTGTTGTTGCAGAGCAACCGAGTTACTGACCTGGTTAAATAGAACTCTGAGATTTGGCTGAGTTGATTTGCAAAAAACTATCAAGTGGTATCTCAATCCTAAAAGAGTTCATCAGCTGTCCCCATAAAATAACCCTTTGaaaaaacctttttggttccaggtagaaacctttcCACAGAGGAGTTTACATAGAACcctaaagggttctacctggaaccaaaaatagttctacctggaactaaaaatagttctacctggaaccaaaatgggttcttcaaagggttctcctattgggacagccaaataacccttttggaacactAAGAGTGTGGTGTAAGTAGATCCATTTGATATAGCACCACTTCTAATAGAATACATTTGTAAAGCAATTTTTTTTCAGATGCAAAACCCTTGTGTCCTGATTCAACAGACATCTACCTTGGTGAGTCATGTAAAGtttcttccttttctctcttgctcattcTCCCTGTCGCTCACTCAAACTCACATACGTGCGCAGTTGCAGAGAAGAGGAAGAATGATATGTCAGACAACTTTTGAACAAGATAATATGTTATTGTCTCTTTATTTCCTCTTTACACAAAGCTAAATGTATATTTCTTTTAAGACTGCCAAGCTGTCCTCAATTGGGGGAACCTCTGTCAGGGACAATGTCCTCAGGATTATGGAGTGTGTGTTTCTAAAAGGTTGTATAAATATCACAACATGTATTAGGATTAAGCAAAACTTTACCATTTAAAATGGGTTAAAATTGTCATTATCCTACTTCTGTTTAATGTTGATATCCTCTTTCTTAAACTGTTTCAGATTGATGACTAATATATTAATTTCCCACTTCTATATGAAGGGACAGAGGAGCAAACATGCCTTTGCTATACCTTTTTAGTGATTCTGTTAAAAATATTTTACTGTACGTTACTGTTCTGTCatgttgtcatgactgtcctgtgaggatcacaATGGGTCAGATCAGTTTGGCAGAGGGGAGGATGGAACTGGAGTGGGGGTTTGACACCTCAACACCCGGTCGTAAATTAAGCAggagaggactctctctctctaccctccagtATTGGCTAAAGGAATGTCCCTTTGTCTCCAGAGACTTTTTCCCCACCCAAAACTCTAACGTCCAAAAAGTGAAcaatggaacaatatttctaacataaagaatgtggggaatggtcagtgGGGAGATGTAGATCACTAATGTCatattgtttttcattttgtgatgtcattaaaaactgTATGGACAAAATACTGTAACATGGAAATCTGTCAAGTTTCCATCCAATACGTTGTGCATAGGATATGAAAAATGATATGGATGTGATTTTAGGAGTCATAAGAGAGAACTTCTAATCCTATTATTTGCACATTAAGTAGCCACGTCCTGTGTGAGGCCAGAAGAGCGTGACAGACGGACGGAGCCGTCCCCTTTGGCCAGAGTGCATAAAAAGCCTTGGTAACGAAATTAACATTAGACCAGAAAAGTGTGGAGCGGTCGCTACACGTCTGAAATGGTTGGAACTTTGAACctcaacacgaggtgaagaaaTGAACTCGCCTTCCTTTAGACCAGAGAGACGAAGAGCTACAGCTCATGTCCATAGTGGTTTGAATCCTGAACCCTGAAAAATCAACACGAGGAGCAAGAGGCGACAAACTCCCCCCTCAGGCAATCACTGGTacagctgattagctgtcctgaGTCAAATATCTCAAACTCTTCAAACCATCCCATCCTACTACGAGTCTCAAATCACTGTAGCATGatactctcatcaccccactggaACCATCGACACGGCTGGCTTATCTTCAAATAAGCAGCTTCATGAGCGAATGGAAGagtgaactctgtagttctgttcaggactacacaaTGGACAAGGGAACCCACACGCAAacacattcatgatttcttattcCAAGCGGGCGGCGATTCGTGTGCAAACTATATGATTAGCGTTACTGTGAGAATAATTCTGAAATGTCTCTCTTTCGCTCACTGGGTAAAATGCCATATTGTGTCAGTCCACTAGGAACCTTTGTCTCATGTAGTAagtgtgtgtattctgtgttagTTAGCTAGtacataaataattaaaccaatttgtgtagtactgaataatGCGCAAGGCTGGGTTTTTTTCAGATGCAaggaggtaatgattaataagatGACTGTTTATCGATGTAATAGATATATACCTTTATAGAGTTTAATTCAGGCGATGGTAACTCTTTAACCTCTTCTatggtgccccaaatcctaatgagttaattgttacatgattaattgaatcgggtaacaattaaacataggtagtggattaaataaataacagtcatcagattactGAAGGAAAAGTCACGACAATGTCCTGCATGCCCACAGTATGCCAatcattcatttattttcttctctttttATGCTTACAGTAAGTGCCATGAAAAGCCAGAAAACTCAGTAGGTTGATATGTTGCGGGCCCTCTGGAAAGTACTAAAATATGCCCCTGACCGGGGTGGTGTAGGATGTAAACTATGCATATGATCAAATTGCTCTTTTTTAAAGACATATCTAAGCTATAACTGCCACAAAATTAGTCAACTACCACCATGGAAATACCTATAGGCAGCTGAGTCCACAAAGTTTCTTCGAGAATGTCCTTTTCTAGTTTTCTTTTAAAATACAAAATTGATAGAGATGTAATGTGCTGATTCTCTTCACTACAGATCTGACTCATCACACGACTCTTCAAGAGAGCCACTACGCTCCAGATCGCCTTCTGTGCTCAGAGGACCTTGATGAGGCTCTACCCCATCAAACCATGCTTATTAATCATTAATCAAATAATACAATTGGCCTTTATATACTCTGTGTCCCAGTCTTTCTATGCATGTAATGTCTGTGGGTGAATTATGAAACAATTACTGTACGCCGATGTGCGAAAAATTgtgatttagatttgtttttgccATTGCTTGATCTGTTTAAAATGTAAGAATATGTTGCAGATTAACTTTAATTGCTGACTATGGAAACAAATAGAAATGTAATGAACAATGTTTTCAATATCCAACTTCATCCTCAGCAATACATTTTACAGTACACTCTTAaaaaaaaggtgttatctagaaccttaaagggttattcggctgtccccataggagaaccctttgaagaaccctttttggttccaggtagaaccctttccacagagggttctacgtggacagctgaagaacccttttggaaccttttttttctaaggGTGTAGGTAACAAGCTGTAGTCAGGTGTTCGTTACCAGGTTATGATGAGATCTTAACTGTGACCAGTTGGCTGCATAACATAGGACATAATATAGAGGTCACAATTATGACCAACTGCTCATATGGTGGTCAGAAAAATACGTCATATTCTGGTCAGTAAAAATATTGTAATGACCTGGCTAGATCCTAAATGAACTAATGGATTGCGTTTACGAATTCCCAGTTTATTAACCAAACTCAACACAGGTTACTATTTGGCCGTAGGCCACGCCAAATAAATAAAGGAAACCAGTATCAAACAACGGTGACCCATCTCTTGTTAAGACCAGACGTAAAGAAGGAGAATAGCATATGGTCTTAAACTTGCGGTGCTAGTTGAACTGCATGTAGTTCACTGCAGGCTATGCTTTGTATTGTAGGCTATTTTGATTTGtattatactgtaggtctgtctcatgGGCGGTAGTTTGTACTATCTACTACAGTACGAGAGGTGGCAGCATAGGTAAAAGCTAACTAACAATTTGCACCTATTTTCAAAATAACAGGAAATAGCAGTGAATGCGGAAGACGAAAGATGGAGGCGGCTGTGTTCATTCTATCGCTGGTCGACTGCTGTGCTTTGATTTTTCTGGCTGTGTACTTCGTATCCTTTTCTTGAACGTTAGATAATACGTTGTGTACTGGATCACTATTGGTATGCTTTGTTATGATCAATACGTTTTTAGCGCTCGTGCTTTGTGGGCACCTGTCTGTGGCAGACGGTGCTAGTTAACGTTGGCATCAATCCGGATCAATCCAATCCGTGCTGCTCTGTCTTGATAAACGGACGTTGGCGAACTAGCCAGCCAGGGCCAGTGAGCCAACGTCCTGTTCGTCCTTTGCACTTTAAAATGCCGTTCTTCTGGCTGTCAACAGCAGTGTTGACATATTTTAGATGCGGTATCTGCAGCTTGTTTTTTTTCCCTAGCAAAAGTTCAGTGGTTACTGTACGCTTAGACTGTCAGCTCTTGTTTCTCACACATTCCCACGCATTCAATGGCTTCCTCGCTTGAGTTAGCTGCCATTCAGAATATAGAGAACATGTTACTGTATAGCTAGCCTGATGCATCTCTGCCCAGACAGTTTACATACCTTAACTTCATGAATAGATAATTACCCTCTCCGATCTAGAGTGTGACTACATCAATGCACGAGCCTGCTGTTCGAAGTTAAACAGAGTAAGCAtctttcaaatatatatatttttgcatgcacacacagctAGCTGGCTCTCGAGAACCCAGGGGGCATAGCCTTCCTTTGGGGCTCACGGTTAAAGGTGTAGACCACCACTGGCTCACTGTATATGATATAATCCCGAGACTGTTTTAACGGTTAGAAACATTCAATCTCGTTTGCGATAAGGCTTTGGAAACCTCTGGGATTTAGCTTTCACATTAGCGATAAATAATATTTCAAATACCAAAAGATACACTTGTGAATCGTAAATCGAGCATCACCGGGCCACATTTTGGTGTGCCGGCGTTTCCCAATGATCTTGAATTTGGGATTTCGTTTTAGGTAATTGCTGGCAGAGCACCCAGCTAATAAAGAGAGATATCCCACCTTGTTACCCACTCCACAAATCCGGGAGGCAGCCTGTGGTCAAAACGAATGCAATCATTATTTTTGACCACAGAACGGGTTAACCGGGCGAGCTAAATCGAACTCCCTTCATTGGAACATTAGATTCCGTCTggagtatttaaaaaataaaataattacacAGCAAGGTGTAACTTTGCCaaactgtgtactgtatgtaagtGTATCTTTTGTGGTTTTTCATCGCTGATATGaaagttaaagctgcaatatgtaactttttggccaCTGGTTATAgacctgtcattctcattgaaagcaagtctaagaaagGGTAGATCTGTTGTGCATGCGCATCCTATGCTTCCGTTACATTTAGTTGTCTCGTCATTACTTTAGGTTTTGTACACCATCTtcattcaaacagctgaaaatacaatatttttcgttatggaaaatatatttcacagcagtttagacgCTACAATGATTATCTACACTAGACTGGCAATTCAATTTGACAGtctgtggatggagcgagacatgatgtcccagatgtgctcaattggattcaggtctggggaacgggcgggccagtccagagcatcaatgccttcctcttgcaggaactgctggcacactccagccacatgaggtctagcattgtcttgcattagaaggaacccagggccaaccgcaccagcatatggtctcacaaggggtctgaggatctcatctcggtacctaatggcagtcaggctacctctggcaggagcatggagggctgtgcggccccccaaagaaatgccaccccacaccatgactgacccactgccaaactggtcatgctggaggatgttgcaggcagcagaacgttctccacggtgtctccagactctgtcacgtctgtcacatgtgctcagtgtgaacctgctttcatctgtgaagagcacagggcgccagtggcaaatttgccaatcttggtgttctctggcaaatgccaaacgtcctgcacggtgttgggctgtaagcacaacccccacctgtggacgccgggccctcataccactctcatggagtctgtttctgactgtttgagcagacacatgcacatttgtgggcTGCTGgaagtcattttgcagggctctggcagtgctcctcctgctcctccttgcacaaatgcggagttagcggtcctgctgctgggttgttgccctcctacggcctcctccacgtctcctgatgtactggcctgtctcctggtagcgcctccatgctctggacactacgctgacagacacagcaaaccttcttgccacagctcgcattgatgtaccatcctggatgagctgcactacctgagccacttgtgtgggttgtagactccgtctcatgctaccactagagtgaaagcatcgccagcattcaaaagtgaccaaaacatcagccaggaagcataggaactgagaagtggtctgtggtcaccacctgtagaaccactcctttattgggggtgtcttgctaattgcctataatttccacctgttgtctattccatttgcacaacagcatgtgaaatttattgtcaatcagtgttgcttcctaagtggacagtttgatttcacagaagtgtgattgacttggagttacattgtgttgtttaagtgttccctttattttttgacaaATTACAAATTACATAACCGTCCCCTGGACTAGATTAAGAAAATACTAACCCCTCCCCTTGACTAAAATTGATAAAGTatgaccctcccccattttccttcAGGTTACCATTCTCTAAATGTTGATCCATCCCTAAATCCATTTGAATGAAATCACTTTTTGTCAGGATCCCTTTTTGTTTTAAACTAAACTTTCCAGACATGTTTGCCCATGGGaaaagtggtcagaaagtgactttttggacctgatTGCCAAAAGGTTCAGGAGATAAAGATGCTAACAGTTTACCAATTTTGcgtaccccaccataccatgagacatcaaTGTCTTCTTCACTGgaaataatataatttaatatcatttaaaagcttacaaacagttttgtcaaactattttatttcttggagagaaaaaaattggAATATAaattgtcatttaaaaaaaaaaaaaaagcttttaatGTAAAGGATCAAAAAACGGATAAACTGCAAATATTTTCATATTCTCATATATCCTATTTCACATCATCTAAGGTTTCTGTCTTGTGCCcgccatcggttgagacacaacatgctcttgaatacaggttgggtgtcatttcaatcatagaaatataattcatagaatggaactatcccttcagaccactgcaatttcGCTGGTATACTATtaacatttaaattgaattgacaTTTTAACCTCtaattactaccacaaagatGACCGCCCATCGTCGACTGTCAACGTAAATAGTTATGCCAATTctattatctatatttctatgGTTTCAATAGGTATCCTATGGACGATTGACAGTATAATTTGAAACAACAGGTATACCCTTTCCAGTCAACATTCGCTGATGTCTGGccctccaaccatctttgtggtaccatttgaaattTGACTTTTCAATTTTATTCCCATATTTgtacatttatcagccaaaacatgacacccGCCCTTTATTCAGGAGCATGTTGTGTCTTAACCGATGACACAACACAAAAATCTTGTCaaatagggtctaagctacaGCATATGCGAATAGCGTTTTTAGATAATTgacaaaggtttaaaaaaaaaatgatattacAAAAATAAATCTACAAATTATCAAACAATTTGACAACCCTgcttgtaagcttttaaattatataaaTCTCATctgtttatcttttccagtgatgaagatgtGGTATGGGggggggtatgcaaaatgggttaactttgagcacctttattTCTTGAATGTTTTGGAATTCAGGTCCAAAAAGACACTTTATGAGCATTTCTACTATGGTTAAATAGGCCTATGTATGGAaggtttcattcaaatcaaaagaGGTGCAGTCAAAAAGTtactgaattcaaatggatttaccctacATATAGTTAGTAACTTTCAACTTCCTGACTTATACTTCTGTGGCCCGTTGTCTCCAGTTGTCTTTTTATCTATTGTGTCCTGTATGCTTGTGCTCATATACTTTTCATAATGTGTATCTGCAGTGGGTTGTACCAGAGCTGGTAGGCCAGGCCCTGGCAACAGTGCTGATGCTCGTCTCGCTGCACTGGTTTGTCTTCCTACTCAACCTGCCTGTGGCCACCTGGAACATGTACAGGTAAATACGCCGTACCTGCTGTTTGAGATGACAACTGAATGTTAATGATCAACGGCAACTTCTTTTCTTATGTGAACAGTAAAGCCACTTTTGTGTATGAGGAGTGAGGGGGTCCACGCAGAGATGTCATCAGTGGCTGTGTGTAAACCTTACGATACACTTTATTTTTAAATTTACATTGAAATTCATTTTGTGACGTCAGCATACAAGCACAACACAATAAATTACATGCAGTACTGAAAACTGGAAAGTTAGTATACAAATCACACATTTCCATTTTCACATATTCTACTGTCTGACCGTGTATTGGGCCTGCgtctgtcctatgtcccactgtttaCCATGCTACTGGAATGAAACTTGCCTTCCTCCTATTCTTACTGAACAGTGAGACCCTTAATCGCCTTCTGGAGGGCAGCAGCTCAAATCATTGGGCAAGATTGCGTGTGGGTTCCTCTATGATGCTC is a window from the Oncorhynchus tshawytscha isolate Ot180627B linkage group LG03, Otsh_v2.0, whole genome shotgun sequence genome containing:
- the cnih4 gene encoding protein cornichon homolog 4, which codes for MEAAVFILSLVDCCALIFLAVYFIITLSDLECDYINARACCSKLNRWVVPELVGQALATVLMLVSLHWFVFLLNLPVATWNMYRVWKVPMGNMGVFDPTEIHNRGQLKSHMKESMIKLGFHLLCFFIYLYSMILALIND